The following are encoded together in the Panicum virgatum strain AP13 chromosome 6K, P.virgatum_v5, whole genome shotgun sequence genome:
- the LOC120639248 gene encoding wall-associated receptor kinase-like 8 has translation MRGLVVPLLLAQLATAAANIALAGCDSKCGDVDVPYPFGTTYGCHRTGFKVTCDRGYQPPRLFLQSDGPEVLAISVRATA, from the coding sequence ATGCGCGGCCTCGTCGTGCCGCTGCTACTGGCGCAGCtcgctacggcggcggcgaacaTCGCCTTGGCCGGCTGCGACAGCAAGTGCGGCGATGTCGACGTGCCTTACCCGTTCGGCACCACGTACGGCTGCCACCGGACGGGCTTCAAGGTCACCTGCGACCGCGGGTACCAGCCGCCAAGGCTCTTCCTCCAGAGCGACGGCCCGGAGGTGCTGGCGATCTCCGTCCGCGCCACGGCGTGA
- the LOC120639246 gene encoding wall-associated receptor kinase 3-like — translation MGFGIGMFLLLLVLAAIFATKRLKIRRATKLREYFFKQNHGLLLRQLVDKDIAEKMIFSLEELEKATNMFDEARILGGGGHGTVYKGILSNQHVVAIKKSIVVIQKEIDECINEVAILSQINHRNVVKLFGCCLETEVPLLVYEFIPNGTLYAHLHVETCHKSLPWKDRLRIAFEVACSLAYLHSAASTSVVHRDIKTSNILLDDRLTAKVSDFGASRGIAIDQSGVTTGVQGTHGYMDPEYYHTRRLTDKSDVYSYGVMLVELLTRKKPSMYLSSEGVSLVAHFVTLLNQDKLSEILDEQIMEEGEDEPKQVAAIAAMCLRMKREDRPTMRYVEMRLQGLQDSDIYISGMEQQLDDLNGQTFQGGDARVGDNYRSRQYSMEEEVMLSASLQR, via the coding sequence ATGGGGTTTGGCATTGGTATGTTCCTTTTGCTTCTGGTTCTTGCAgcaatttttgcaacaaaaagaCTCAAGATTCGTAGGGCTACAAAATTGAGGGAGTATTTCTTCAAGCAAAACCATGGGTTGCTTCTTCGACAACTAGTAGATAAAGACATTGCCGAAAAGATGATCTTTAGCTTGGAAGAGCTTGAGAAAGCAACCAATATGTTCGATGAGGCTCGAATCCTGGGCGGCGGAGGGCATGGCACTGTCTACAAAGGCATATTGTCAAACCAGCATGTTGTCGCCATTAAGAAGTCAATAGTTGTAATTCAAAAGGAGATTGATGAGTGCATAAATGAAGTCGCAATCCTTTCTCAAATCAACCACAGAAACGTAGTGAAGCTTTTTGGATGTTGCCTCGAGACAGAAGTGCCACTGCTGGTCTATGAGTTCATTCCAAATGGAACTCTTTATGCCCACCTTCATGTGGAAACCTGTCATAAATCACTACCATGGAAAGATCGGCTACGAATTGCCTTTGAAGTTGCTTGTTCTCTGGCCTATCTTCACTCAGCCGCTTCGACATCGGTGGTGCACAGGGACATCAAGACATCCAACATATTACTAGATGACCGATTAACAGCAAAAGTGTCAGATTTTGGTGCATCAAGAGGCATCGCAATCGATCAATCTGGAGTGACAACTGGTGTACAAGGAACCCACGGATATATGGATCCTGAGTATTACCACACACGACGATTGACTGACAAAAGTGATGTGTACAGCTACGGCGTTATGCTTGTTGAACTACTGACGAGAAAGAAACCAAGTATGTACTTGTCGTCTGAAGGTGTCAGTTTAGTGGCACATTTTGTCACGTTACTGAATCAAGATAAGCTCAGTGAGATACTTGATGAGCAGATcatggaagaaggagaagacgagcCCAAACAAGTGGCCGCCATAGCAGCAATGTGTTTGAGGATGAAGAGAGAAGACAGGCCGACGATGCGGTATGTGGAGATGAGGCTTCAAGGACTGCAAGATTCAGACATTTACATTTCAGGGATGGAACAGCAGCTGGATGACCTGAATGGCCAAACATTTCAAGGAGGCGATGCCAGAGTTGGCGACAACTATAGAAGTAGGCAGTACAGTATGGAGGAAGAAGTCATGTTATCAGCGAGCCTGCAAAGATGA